Below is a genomic region from Drosophila albomicans strain 15112-1751.03 chromosome 2R, ASM965048v2, whole genome shotgun sequence.
acacatacatacatacagagcgagtgtttgtgttgtttgtaaaataaaaaacaatacattttgTGTACAAATTATACAATCAATGTGGGAAATCGCGCCAGAATATTATACCTATTCGTAACCCTGAAGTCTGCATTATGCAGTCGTATTAATTGAAGCCAAAATAAGTGATAGATAAACTcaaaacagaaaatgaaaatttcgcGATTTTGGCGATTCCATAATCAGTTAGTGTAgtcatttgtttttagtttaaacTACAAATactatttgcataaatatgtgggtgtgtgtgagtaatttgattattaaattcCATAGCATTAGATATGACTTCTGCCTCCCAAACAGAACATTGATTGCTTATCTATGGAATGAGTGAgtgtttcaaataaatttatataaaaactgGACCTGGATCACGGTAAGAAGTGCTCCATCTAACAgtcttataataaataatatatttcttccTTAAGCATTAGCatatttaacttatttgttATTAGTTTGTAAGATAAGAACAATAAAGAGAAACTGTAACTTGCCTTCTGTATTCTGTAGTATTGAATTTCAATCATTGTCGATTTGGAAACTGCAGTAATCGCTTAAGTGATCTCTCAACACTTTCTTAAAAACAaccttttctctctctttgtagATCCGTTGGGTAACGACTATAAGATACAGCTACCCACGCTAAAACGCAAGGGAAAAAAGCAAAGCTTTGATCATCTCAATGTCTGTTTTACGCGCAGCAATCGGGGGAATAATCTGCTGACCATAAACGGGAAACCCTTTACCTTGAATAGACGCATCAAGGATGCTTGCTACTGGGAGTGCGTCAAGCTGCGTTGCAAGTACATCAAGTGCACGGCGCGCGTTGTAACCAAATCGAATCAGATCTCAGCGTTGCGCGGTCAGCACAATCATCCCTAAGACTGACTGAccaactacaaaaatatatagttcAAATATcacattattttattcttaataaaaatacaagttaattttaaaatcaactaAAAGTTAAATCTCTAAATAGTGTTTATTCTTGTAGCTTGTAAGTGGTCATTGTCTCTTAACTGTTTTTGTATCTTATTGCAGATGATATTAGACACTATAAGCTGGTGGCCAATCGTCGTGGTGGCCGCAATCTGCTGTACAAGGGACACATGTATACCGTAGAACGACGCTATCTAAAGACCACCAATTGGGTGTGCACCAAGTACAGTAATACTCGGCTACGTTGCCCGGCACGCTGTGTTACTAGCTGtgaaggcagcagcaacagcattaaGCTGAGTCGCCGCCATCACAATCATCAAGCCAAGAGCTCGAAACTTTAGATTAGATATTAGCTTGTATATATAGCTTAGTTGTTAAGTTGTAACTAACTAATTCATAAGTAAACACCCATCAAACACAACACTCGCTTCACTAATCCATCCAATGTATATCCGAAATTTTTCGCTTTACTTGCATGCAGCATTGCGTCGTCGACCGCGTCTCACGTTTCGCAGTCGTGGCGGACAACCGCTCATCGATGGCTATCGCTTTGTGATCAGctaccagcagcagcatcgttgCTATCTAAAGTGCGCCCACTTTCGCAACAAGTGTCGCGCTCGTGCCATACAGAATAAGGTTACCGGTCAGGTGCAGTTGAGCAATGGAGTTCACAATCACAATCGTGGCCAAGACCAACACTAATACTtcatgtaaaataaatattttcgaatGCAAAATTGAATCGCCTGCTTTATTCATCACCAAAAGACATGAACTCATCATCTGCAAAAAACGTTTAAGGCATTCAACATTAACTCTCTCCTCTTGTTCCTTTTAGGCGCACGCCAGACGAATCTTGCACAATATGTGCGCTCCAATCGTGGCACCGATCTGGTCTACTACGAGGGCAACACTTACACGCCCAACGAGAAGCTACGCGAGGGTCAGAAGTCACGGGATTGGAAATGCTCTATGTACCACAAGGCCAAGTGTCGGGCTCGGCTAGTGACACGGATCACCAGCCAGGGGGATTTAATACACGTGACCAGCTGTCGGCACACACATCAATCTATGTACATGCTGCAACAACAGGACTCCATGGACGGCTTGGCACGCAATCCTTTGTGCACTGCCATCAGGCAGGTGAAGCAGGAGCAGTCCAAGTGAAACAGCATCTTGAATCTTAAGCTAAGCCACAatttcaaagcaaaataaatccAGACTAAAGCGCAACTTTGTTTTGACTACCGTTCGGCAAGCAAACTATATGAAACTACACCTATATATTCGATATGTCTAACGTATTTGTTTTCTGCATTTACAGAACTGCCAGGAGATTACTTATTGGTGGAATCGGTGGTCAATGCAGAGGGAAAATGCACGAGCAGAAGAGTGTCCCAAGATGCGTTTCATACGCGGCCAAAGGAAGTCAGTGCAGTTGGTCTGCAATCAATATGCCTATGCTAAGAACAAGCAGCATGGCTCGATGACCTATTGGAACTGTCGCATTCGCCGATCGGGTTTGCCCAGCTTGCAATGCACGAATCTCCACAAAGCGATTGACAAATGGCAAATACAAAGTGTGGCTAACGCGACCCGAGCACAATCATCCGCCCTCGAAGCGCATAGCACGCATGCTCAACGATTCCCTTGTCACCTAGAGACAGTATTTTTAGCGTTTAAGTGATGAAATATATGGACGCCTTTTTATAAGCGTAACACACTTGAAAACTGACTTTTTGCTTTATATGTGTACTTGAATCTcttatatattgtattctCTTTAATCTAATTGTATtccaatttttgtattttgtgcaCACAGAAAACAGCATTGCCATTTACACGGCGACGTCGCGTGGTCGCATGCAGCTCATCTATGGCGGTCAGCCCTTCATCTTTGAGAAGACACTGAAGCTGTCGACGGGCGAGGAGAAACGCTACTGGCGCTGCAATCAATGGTGGAATCAAAAGTGCCGATCGCGTGTCTTCACCATCAACGATATCGTGTGTCCACTGAATCGCTTCCACACGCACGAGGAGATTGTGCGCCGCAAGAAACGCGTGCGTCGTGTGCCACCCACAGCGGAGGCAACTGCCGCaacgaatgtgaatgtgaatgctaataccaatgccaatgccaagaTCTACGCAACGGCAAGCATACGCCAAGATCAATTGGTGCAACCACAGCAAgtgcatcaacaacaacagcagcagcaacatcaccatcaacagcagcagcaacagcaattggctAGCGATGCCATGCTTACCACAACGTTAACGGACGAATCGACGGCTACCATTGATGTCAACGAGCTGGGCATGCATTTAAAGTACGAGGAGATTGTGGCCGATGTCACGGGCATTGTGGGTGCaacacattcgcattcacattcgcatgcGTCCCGTGTCCTTGGCCGCAAGAAGTGAGGCGTGAGGTGAAGGggcaaatacatatatatgtagtttTTAATCTAATCATAATGAACATTAATCATAATTCAGCTTAAAAAAGAAAGTATGCTAGTTACACATACAACACAACATTTATTCAAGAACGCAAAAACCACATCaaataaacttaaaagaaaaagGCTTCAAACAGCAGTTCAACAGTGATTCGATTTCTCTCAAATTCCTATAATGTGTTTAATacatttagcattttttgtttgctttgctaaTCCAGTTCAGTTCATGTCTCTTCATCTCATTGCAGGTTGCCCATTCTACTTCAGCAAGGGTCAGCGTAAATCGATTAAACTGAACTATCTGGGTCACAGTTATGTGAAGTTCATGGAGAATAGTCGCGGCACCAAATGGATTTGTGCCACTCGATCCACGACCAAGTGTCGGGCGCGTGTGCGCACCAAGGATGCAGCAATTGAGATACTCCATGGGGCGCATAATCACGAGGAGGCCAAAAGACGACGCGAACGCATCAAGAAACCCATCGATTAAAGACACTCACTAGTAATTAAAggttatctttatttttagttgcaataagaaaatatatatgttgtatgtatatgtataataagaaATGATTGAAAATAAGTCATCTGATTGAGTGCAACATGTTTAATGCAACTCGTCGAAGCAAGCATCGCACATCCAATTGCTGCCGGGACACGAGTCACAGCAGGTGGGAATCCGCTCCAGATTCGTCTTGCCATTCTTCAAGCAATTGACGCATTTGCCCTTCATGCGCGGCACACCCACATAAACGAACTTGTGATTGTTGGCCGCAGTGCGTATGATATTTTCCGGATTACTTTGACTCAGCTTGGTGTGCACAGGAACCAATTTGGATTGGGCAACCACTGTGCTGGGCGTTGGGATGACGCGTCTCTTGGCTGGGGACTCAGGACTCGAAGCCGTCAACTGTTTGTGAGTTGTCCTAGGCACAGGAACACGTTGCTGATCACGACGCAGAATTGAGGGCGCAAGAACATTTCGAACTCTCGGTATGATGGTGAAAGCTGCAAgaaacaaatgtgcaaaatgagTACAACAGATTAAAAGTAGCAGCtattaatattaacataaaaagtcacattatttttgtattatttaaagcaaaaatgtaaatttaataatgctgAAATAGTTTGTTTTGGAACAGTTGGCTTATGAATAGGTTTATTCACTGGTTCAATTGTAATATAGTTAGTTGACAGCTTTGATTTTAATAGAGctttaattacatttcataAAGCTACAGCTGCTTTTGGAATAGTTTGCTTTAAAGTAGGTTTATTCACAGATTCCGCCTATCAATTTGGCATATGTATGTTCAACTGTAAGAAATAGAAGAGAAAAGTACGTTAACTTTGTGAACAAATGGAATTGTTGGTGGCATAATTACAATTCTTATATCTAGACGCTGCTTTCGTCTTTGTAGATGCGAGGCACAAACGTTTTAAGCGGCGTAGACGGCACATGATTGTGGCTACCACGATGAGCCACTATCGCCTTCTGTCTGGTGGTCAGAGCTGCAGGGCATTTTAACTTCTTGTACGAGACACAACGCCAAAAGGCCATACACTTGGCCGCATGCCTCGAGTGGCAGGTGTAGACGTGTCCTTCGTGGACCAATTGGCCACGATAGTTATAGGTGAGcactgcaaaaataaatgaaataatgttagaaatgttaaataaatgtggGTGTAATTAACCTACGATTTAGTTTATACTTCTTAAGTGTTGCTGCAATTTATAGACATAGTAGATACGgcatcaaatatttacatctGCTCAGCtcatctttttcaattgccttttttttattcgacTTGTGTGTTGTACTTAGAAACTAAATTGCACGGATTGCACAGAACACAGACAGACACGGGAGATGGGATCACACGGTTTTAATCATGGATGAGCATCAAGGAGGCGTGCATCAGCTCGGTCTCCGTTAGTTGCAACGTGGCCGCTTCACTGGCCAgtaaatgatgatgatgatgatgctgctgatgatggtgTCCCTCCACTGTTTCCACCATCTCGATCACCTCCTGCTTTGGCTCATGCTGCTGGAAATCTGTAATACTGTGCACTCGTGCCAATTTTCCGCCGCGTCCCGTGTTGACTGCTGCCAGACGATTGCGCTGAATTATCTTCTCAATCTTTTCCGTGTGCGGCGCATGATTGTGCAGACCTCCGGTGATATTCTTCAGCTTGCCGAACTCGAGAACGCAACGCGAACGACAGCGTTGTTCGTGCACCTTCTTGGAATAGTTGTGACACCGCCAGTACTCCTTATTGTTCTTTCGACTGTGGCAATTGTACATATAGTTGTTCAGCACCAGACAAGGTGTCGACCAAGGACTCTCGATGAACAGCAATTCGCCCTCtgcgaaagaaagaaaataatagtTTATGGATTAGTTTTgaatgttaataatattactTAAGAGGTTTAGCTTATGTCTTAGTAAAAATGTTATCTAgttacaaattgttgttttggctttaaatttattgagacatttttgttgtgtggaCATGAATAcatgtaataaaaatgattgatTAAAAAAGGGATTCTCTCCATATGGTATGTGGCatgaattgaataatttaaaacttaaacttaaGAGCATCTATTGAAATTTCTTGTGGCTCAGGCGTTGTATGGGCTTCATTTCCACCACTTGCTCAATGAGGAcgccatcaccatcatcattgTCAGCGGCCTCGACCAATGCCTGCATCTCGATCTCAGTGGCCTCCGAGGCGGGCACATACAACTTGCATTCCTTGCCATCCTTGGCCGTCATAATGctaatgttgctgctgttcaggTATTGTGATATCTTTGGATTCGATGTACAAATCTCAATGTACTCCTCCAGCTCCTCTTCCACATTGTACAGCTGTCGTTGCCCAATGCGTCCGGCATGCGATTCATGGTTGTGCTGACGACGTGCATCCAAGAATTCACCATTCTTGGTGATGACAACCGCCTTGCAGCGCAGCTTAAGAACATCGGCACATCGCCAAGTCGTCTGTCCGTTGGCCTGTGTGAGTTTCTTATTGTAGATGTAATCCTTATACACTAACTGGGCGTTCTTCTTCTGGCTGCGGATGAATTTGATAGCGCCAGCTGCAGAGCGGAGGAGCAGAGCAGTAAATCAAGCaggaagcagaagcaaaagaagaaaacagaGTATGGAATAAGTAAAGTAACTACAATTTAACTTAGACGATaaacatattaagtatacTTTTAGCTTAGcgacaaataaaacaacactACAAATATGGTTTCGACATTTTATTAAGCATCAAAAAGAAGCGCGAAATCAACCCCCAATTTAGAGATAATGCTGTGGCATTTTCTACGGTATGAAGTTTTccataatttacaatttttccACTACAGATCACAGAAAACACAACAAAGATACAACTAGCATCAAATTCGAAACATACGCTCTTTGATATCCACTTTGTCATCACTTCAATTAACACTGCACTATAATTCACTAAACACTTTATCGTTACAGGCACAATAACAAATGCACGGCACATTATGAATGTGtatatggaaaataaattaacgaaccaataaaagaaaaaatgtatgtagctCCTCCATTCTCAAAGCATTCGCACAGCGTTGCCACACAGCTTTGATGCAGTGCTGCATTGGTGGGAcattgaaatacaaaacataagtggtctggcaacgccagattattgagttttatttatgaaaattctTATTCCACAGCATTACTACATAGTTCAACTttacatacaaaatactaaaattaatcaatttcatATACTAGTATACGTCGAtcttataaatacaaaaatgttcacACGCATTTACCTTCTCGTTACCCATTCAGCAAATATACACATTTAAGACGCGCGCCGTCTTACATCCTTCACATTATTCTGGCAACAAACTGCAATACACAGCTGGCACGTAAACTGTACTTAACCATGCATAACCCCCAACCCTCCATCTATAAATTAACTGGGACCCCCTCCCCTAACATTCTTCGTGCTTAAGCGAATTCGTAATTGTTCTGCACCGTTCTTCATCTCAGCGCGCTGTTCGCAGCCTAAGGGTTGTTGGTTCATCAACATTCCTTTAAAACTATGGCAGTCCAGATATATAACAATTGGACACCGAAGAATTTTGGACTATTCGATTACAATTGCTTTTCCCAGCGCAATGGATTTTCAGGAAATAAGATTCGGCAATAGATGCCGTTGCTCGAAACACAGACAGCAAGCTTTTACGTTGCGTCAGGAAATCGTAGCAACATCTCATCCATACAAactattcaatataaaatgaGGCATCTTTGATAGAAATATTTAAGCCAGGTGGCAAGGCCTTGCCACTTTTGGATTTAAACCAACCATTTTACAAAAGTATCCTTTTCGTCATAGGTAAATTGTAAGCTGAAATGTTCAATAAAATCGGCATGCAAACTACAACATTGTTAGATTATTACCTTTAGTTTTAGGGTACCTCTCACATACATAGCTTCAATGATCTCCTCAGCTGCCTCCAGGAATGTCTATTTCAATCACCAGTCAGTTGATGGGTCTTCTTTCCATTTAggcataaattaattcaacaCTCTACTTACCATTTCACAAACAAAAGGATTTGTGATTAACGCGAGAGCGACGgcataaacaataaacattgTTTTTGCCAGTCGCTCGACCAACTGATCTCTTGCGAATAATTAATAGAACAGAGGTCTAAAGCTTAGCTGGGCTAGTGGCTGAATAAAGCCGCTCTTAAATGTGCAttgcatttacaaatttaaagcgATGATATCGCAGTgtgaatataaaatgaataaagcaGATTTAAGCGCTCTTTACAACCAACAAATTAAAGGCATATTCGAATTGCGAGCAGCGATAGGAAAATTGATATCTTAGCATTAGAATGGCAAATCTTTGATATGATAATATGATTAAGAGTCCGCTCGCTAGTCGCAGTCGAATTACCCATTGTTAAACTTTAAGACTAGCTTAAACttctaatatatttagttGATCCACTGTACGCAGTACATCTTTGGATCAACATATTAGAATTCAACCAACCTTGAGCCTCTGTGTTGCCTTGATCCGCGCCGGTGTCGACAAACGATGAATCACTGTAGCTCTGCGACTGCTGCTTGACGACGGCCTTCGATGTGGTTGCTGAGACATTAGCGGCACTTGTGTTGCCACCAGCTGTTTGTGCGCCAGCATCTCCGTTCTCGGTAAAGTAGCTATCATCGTAACGCATGTCACCGTAGGTATCATCCTCTACGTAGGTCGTATCGCCATCGCCAGCAACTTCGGCATGATCTTCACTGTAGTCCGGTTCCGATTTCGTGGGCAATTCCATGGGGAGATCAATATATTCAGCTTCCTCTTGAGCGGCAGCCTGTTGTTGACGAACTTGATGCACTTTCGTCTCACTGGGCACCACCGTCGTTTGCACGGTAATCTGTTGGGAAGCCAGTTGTTGAGCGGTAGTAGCCGTGGTCGCGGTGTCCGGTGTCGTATCCAAGGGGTCAATAACATTTGtggcggttgttgttgtcttcgaGCGCTTCACATTGCCACTGCCAACGAGGGAACCGCGCTGTGCTGTCCGTTTGTTTGTCGACACCAgcgtggctgttgttgttgtcccggtttgcagttgctgctgcgtttgaATGTGttgcgtctgctgctgctgttgttgttgctgctgctgctgttgtacaATGGTGGCTTGAGGTGCGGTTGTAGTCTGGATGACAATTTGAGTTGTTCCCTTGTCATCGCCCAGAACATCGTCAACGGTTTCAATCTTATAACGTGCTGATGCAcgcggctgttgacgctgtaCACGCTGGGTTGggacttgttgttgctgttgttgtacatGAGGTGCGGCTGGTGGTGGGGGTGTGGGTTCCTGTGGAGGTTGCGGAGCGGGATCattctgaaaataaaaacgaaaatattctcaatgttatttaagttgttgttggttgatCCAATTCGAATAAGCAAAACAACCACCAATAGAGAGCGCGCGCAACGCAGCTGCGCTATTATGCTCTAAAGGAGTAAGTGCGACAGCTGCATAAGCAACTGTTAACGCACACTATTGCCATCcctgttacacacacacaattgtgTATTCGAGTGGCGTGCGATTCGAGATGCTTCTCTGTCGCTCGATGTACAGTACAGTCAGGCAAGCTCTTATACACATGAATATGTCATCGTGTGAGTGtggaatttgttttgtatgtattgAGCGCGGGAAAGGCGCTTGGCGGTTGTTGGTGCTCATTTTTTCGATTGGCTCTATGTGTGTACATGTACATACAGTATGTCAAGAAACTCTttacacactgaaaaaaacacatattttttgactttgcatgcaaaaataacgcctttagttattatttttcaatttttttttaatgcagatctattatttagcaaatttcaaattagtatgtacaaaaataaaaacaatacaacgaaagggaacattttaaatcaacaaaatatgagtttacacatttttgacactgtcaagaaagtgtttacacactttagttttcgattctgttttgttctatttttcgTAAAAACTGTACTTTATTGTTAACTATGCTTATGCactattcgctatttttgcattccttttcattcaattgcgaAATCTTGCTACGCACTTGTCAAAaagctgatttttaaattatttaacataccTGGAGCTGGTTTGACTCTTGACGTTACCCAATTGACTTATTAAAGTCacaaaattggaaaatctgtAGCTTAGCTAGTGGAGCTGATTAGGGTATcgcgaaaaataatttataatgctccTAATCGAGCCGAAAATGAAGACAAACTGCAAGCAAAGTGTGGAAATGGTcgaaaaatggatattgacgAGCGGGCAGACCGCCTTATTATGGGCATGGTTCGTCAAAACCCCCAAATTTTGATCAGAACCCACACCAAGGAGTTGGAAGAAGGGTGTGACACGGTCAATTCACGTGAAACCGTCCGGCAACTAATTCTGCGGAGCAAACACTCTTCAACCGTTGAAACGGTTGCGCGTAAGAGGCCGCTGCTTTCGAAAGTAAATGTTGAAAACGCTTAAATTTTGGCTTTTAACATGAAAATCACGCCGGACAACTATTGGGATGACGTCGTATTCTATgtccaaaccaaaaaaaatgctataCTACAATGATTGACCAACTAGAGTATGGCACAAGCCGTTAACAGCCTTACATCAGCGCAACATCATTCTGACAGTAAAATTGGGAAAATAGTATTTGTTCCGCAGAATTAGTTGCCGGACGGTTTCATGTGAATTGATCGTGTCACACCCTTCTTCCAACTCCTTGGCAAGGGTCCTGATCAAAATTTGGGGGTTTTGACGAACCATGCCCATAATAAGGCGGTCTGCCCGCTcgtcaatatccatttttcgACCATTTCCACACTTTGCTTGCAGTTTGTCTTCATTTTCGGCTCGATTAggagcattataaattatttttcgcgATACCCTAATCAGCTCCACTAGCTAAGCTacagattttccaattttgtGACTTTAATAAGTCAATTGGGTAACGTCAAGAGTCAAACCAGCTCCAggtatgttaaataatttaaaaatcagcttTTTGACAAGTGCGTAGCAAGATTtcgcaattgaatgaaaaggaatgcaaaaatagcgaatagtGCATAAGCATAGTTAACAATAAAGTACAGTTTTTAcgaaaaatagaacaaaacagaatcgaaaactaaagtgtgtaaacactttcttgacagtgtcaaaaatgtgtaaactcatattttgttgatttaaaatgttccctttcgttgtattgtttttatttttgtacatactaatttgaaatttgctaaataatagatctgcattaaaaaaatattgaaaaataataattaaaggcattatttttgcatgcaaagtcaaaaaatatgtgtttttttcagtgtgtaaagagtttcttgacatactgtatattttctactcaCGTCTGTCAGCCCTTTGATTTGCAGGGACTCCGCTGTGCTTATAAACGCTGGTAGGGCATCTTGTTTAACGTTAACCTCGCCACAATACATAAACTGAATCAGGTCCTTCAATGCCGAATGGctaacattatttaaaaacactgcaaaatgcataaaaataaaaaattattgccGCTTAGCAACCAATTTTCCAAGACACTTACCAAAGGCATGGGCATTCGGTGGCATTTGCGTAAACATTTTGCGGAAAAACGGCGAGCAGACGGACAACACCAAACGGTGCGCCTTTACAATTTGCCCCTCCGCAGCCAAAGATACATCCACCAGATCTCCACGACATAACGATTCGTGAAAACCAGCGGACAGATTTGTGTTGAAATTGTTCCAGCACAAACTGAATTGCTCGTCGTCCGCCATCTTGGACGAGCGTACAAATCAATAGAATTTTCTGTATCTGCTTGTTGTGTGCtgcagcaaagaaaaataaaaaagacgacaaatgcaacaaattagttttaatttacaatttgcaaatgcTAATTAATTGCGGCAAGACATTTGTTTACAACTGTCAAACCACATCAAAATTGCAGacgcatacaaaaaaaaaagaatttaatgaaaaaactGGGAAATTTTTCACGCGTGTATAAGTATTAGAGAATCAATACGTAAAGATTTTGGGAAACGAATTCTTGAGAATAACAATGAAATTTGCGTAATACTAGTACAGCAAATAACGGAACTTACctcttgaaatattttttaaaataaaatacttattttatgcacagaataaaaaataattacttcCTCTGCGCTAGTGACGCGCAGACTGCGTCTGACCTTTTCAACGAGTACGATATGAATGTATACTAGCGATATACTGGGTCAAGCGTGGCCGCATATGAAATGTGgaatgtagtatttttgcccataaaatataccaaaaaatacctCATTCACAATAGAATGAGTGGatgctattttttttaattaagcatTTTTTGAAGTATGCTTGGGAAAATtcgaataatgttcatttgtatttaaaacattttatttaagttatttttctatataatcTTTGCAAGCCCTTGAAAATGAAGTTAACGGTCACactgtttttaatgttttcacaatcagtatttataaatagtaCAACTCAAATCGAACTATGAAGTtattcatatgtatatggCAATATTATCCAAAAAGACTGTCtatgttaaacaaaaattgtctaaaaaaaaacttttttgacaaattttcatagcattttacttatttaaattatcgTTGTTTGACaatgatatatcgatatattctACTCAATATATTTAGCTCAATATTATCGAAGAAAAGGAGCTACCcttaatttttttctgttgtgttTAGTGTAAGAATGGCGCGAGCGAGCGattacattttgaattcaaaCCTTTCAAGCCAGGTTTGTTCTTACAACTAAATAAGATTTTCTTGAGCCCAATGTaactgaaaataatttataaatttaatttttataattaggTCACTCCATATAactaataataagataaaatatAGTTGTATAGTAAATGACATTTGACTTTTCACAAATGTGATTACTAATggattaatttgaatattgtttcaaaataaaccaaaataatCTATAACCTAATAGGTTCCTGAGACAGCACACTTTTGTAAAGTTTGGCTGAcgatttgtttacttaaaTCATCAGTAAAGTCAAGTGTGCGAAAATTGGCACTTAAGCCCCACTTGAAATCGAATCAACGGTACAATATCGCTATTTAGCATGCAATATAAATAGTGTGTATGATGCGATGGTATGGCAAATGAACTTAAGGACTTTGCAGTAATAAATATCGTACATAAATACCTACTTAAGCTCAAGAAGTCAAACAAAATCTGCATAAAGTGGCTGCGAACAAACAGTTAGCGACAACAAAGACGGAGACACATGCAAACACGCATACACTCACACGCATTCACACTGATGAACAGGCAGCTGGCTTCACGCTGCTGTGATTGGCTGCAAGGCGGCCATTTTCTGTACGGTCCACAGCAGACGaa
It encodes:
- the LOC117575585 gene encoding modifier of mdg4 isoform X13; translation: MADDEQFSLCWNNFNTNLSAGFHESLCRGDLVDVSLAAEGQIVKAHRLVLSVCSPFFRKMFTQMPPNAHAFVFLNNVSHSALKDLIQFMYCGEVNVKQDALPAFISTAESLQIKGLTDNDPAPQPPQEPTPPPPAAPHVQQQQQQVPTQRVQRQQPRASARYKIETVDDVLGDDKGTTQIVIQTTTAPQATIVQQQQQQQQQQQQTQHIQTQQQLQTGTTTTATLVSTNKRTAQRGSLVGSGNVKRSKTTTTATNVIDPLDTTPDTATTATTAQQLASQQITVQTTVVPSETKVHQVRQQQAAAQEEAEYIDLPMELPTKSEPDYSEDHAEVAGDGDTTYVEDDTYGDMRYDDSYFTENGDAGAQTAGGNTSAANVSATTSKAVVKQQSQSYSDSSFVDTGADQGNTEAQAKVPRARRLKVKDFDGTAMFETTNRQRPKLLIDGTGYLIHRQSAENEHVGSWRCMHHHKGCKARASTFMVGSEVRYRHSRNPHFHPFLTLQKHKKRQLKKK
- the LOC117575585 gene encoding modifier of mdg4 isoform X4; translation: MADDEQFSLCWNNFNTNLSAGFHESLCRGDLVDVSLAAEGQIVKAHRLVLSVCSPFFRKMFTQMPPNAHAFVFLNNVSHSALKDLIQFMYCGEVNVKQDALPAFISTAESLQIKGLTDNDPAPQPPQEPTPPPPAAPHVQQQQQQVPTQRVQRQQPRASARYKIETVDDVLGDDKGTTQIVIQTTTAPQATIVQQQQQQQQQQQQTQHIQTQQQLQTGTTTTATLVSTNKRTAQRGSLVGSGNVKRSKTTTTATNVIDPLDTTPDTATTATTAQQLASQQITVQTTVVPSETKVHQVRQQQAAAQEEAEYIDLPMELPTKSEPDYSEDHAEVAGDGDTTYVEDDTYGDMRYDDSYFTENGDAGAQTAGGNTSAANVSATTSKAVVKQQSQSYSDSSFVDTGADQGNTEAQVRYDDDALHLDTQQRRSGSSSAGGTGGDNGSPFFIVSKYGTKQIMLKQHTFNRHITRDDVTYWRCSQFAVLRCRARLKTKQDTLTILNSEHNHEVITKARKYGSLKRQRAEAEAAAAARSKKLDDYVETKPEPNTDITTSP
- the LOC117575585 gene encoding modifier of mdg4 isoform X3, whose protein sequence is MADDEQFSLCWNNFNTNLSAGFHESLCRGDLVDVSLAAEGQIVKAHRLVLSVCSPFFRKMFTQMPPNAHAFVFLNNVSHSALKDLIQFMYCGEVNVKQDALPAFISTAESLQIKGLTDNDPAPQPPQEPTPPPPAAPHVQQQQQQVPTQRVQRQQPRASARYKIETVDDVLGDDKGTTQIVIQTTTAPQATIVQQQQQQQQQQQQTQHIQTQQQLQTGTTTTATLVSTNKRTAQRGSLVGSGNVKRSKTTTTATNVIDPLDTTPDTATTATTAQQLASQQITVQTTVVPSETKVHQVRQQQAAAQEEAEYIDLPMELPTKSEPDYSEDHAEVAGDGDTTYVEDDTYGDMRYDDSYFTENGDAGAQTAGGNTSAANVSATTSKAVVKQQSQSYSDSSFVDTGADQGNTEAQERGELLEEMDDLNGVIKHSLLTFVKGQRGCKLLAFNGHNYVRNRRGGLKTYWICSKKGSTKCNARVVTNVIEGVHKIVLESCHHTCLNSDRKKRLSVVSPLVKTGLKPPKGLASYVKTEADEDLTLELRSLNLSIEDLQQLHQS
- the LOC117575585 gene encoding modifier of mdg4 isoform X18, which produces MADDEQFSLCWNNFNTNLSAGFHESLCRGDLVDVSLAAEGQIVKAHRLVLSVCSPFFRKMFTQMPPNAHAFVFLNNVSHSALKDLIQFMYCGEVNVKQDALPAFISTAESLQIKGLTDNDPAPQPPQEPTPPPPAAPHVQQQQQQVPTQRVQRQQPRASARYKIETVDDVLGDDKGTTQIVIQTTTAPQATIVQQQQQQQQQQQQTQHIQTQQQLQTGTTTTATLVSTNKRTAQRGSLVGSGNVKRSKTTTTATNVIDPLDTTPDTATTATTAQQLASQQITVQTTVVPSETKVHQVRQQQAAAQEEAEYIDLPMELPTKSEPDYSEDHAEVAGDGDTTYVEDDTYGDMRYDDSYFTENGDAGAQTAGGNTSAANVSATTSKAVVKQQSQSYSDSSFVDTGADQGNTEAQASKVRFRRTPNAEFLYVDGRSHKKVRALQYRTYYHCMTPKCFAQLIHSELKRKPMLTKCNKHAPHCQPSPEAAN